The following proteins are co-located in the Chrysiogenes arsenatis DSM 11915 genome:
- a CDS encoding HD-GYP domain-containing protein, which produces MRMVPVELLERGMKLGERIDGDGQTMLNRGVILTDRYIQALKAIKIAYVVIDDSETADIDIDSTISAEVHRRGTQAVQKVFNSVENTVGAVQKNLKCSLDAALDDQRFNTFMRNTQVFGQMQDYVVTLIDEIANSPAGIAINSLKTHDMGQFQHSIDVAVMSLAVSKELNLPQKHLDELALGAMLHDIGKIVVPSDILNRHVRDLSPQDRQLVHSHPLLGRKILLSNPKMAQKTRVILIATQHHEHHDGTGYPHRLTGNKTVWSMAVEKQQSGGIFHLAEILSIANVFDNLTSVRPNVPRPLSYLDAALVMTNRMYSHFHPVYLDIFLKLLKVFPVGSNLQVHEGRYKGYIGTVVKSNPANKLSPVVRLFYDNQLRRLSEPIEIDLATDQEVIVTRRSVAEIPELDHAF; this is translated from the coding sequence ATGCGAATGGTTCCGGTTGAGTTGCTCGAAAGAGGGATGAAGTTAGGTGAGCGTATTGATGGCGATGGGCAGACGATGCTGAATCGCGGTGTAATATTAACCGATCGCTATATTCAGGCGCTGAAGGCGATAAAAATTGCGTACGTTGTTATTGATGATAGCGAAACGGCCGATATTGACATTGATTCAACGATCAGTGCTGAAGTACATCGGCGTGGTACTCAGGCGGTACAAAAGGTATTCAACTCCGTAGAAAACACGGTCGGTGCGGTACAGAAAAATCTGAAGTGCTCACTTGACGCAGCGCTTGACGATCAACGTTTTAACACCTTTATGCGCAACACTCAGGTGTTTGGGCAAATGCAGGATTATGTCGTGACGTTGATTGATGAAATCGCCAATTCGCCAGCTGGTATAGCCATCAATAGCTTGAAAACCCATGATATGGGGCAGTTTCAGCATTCGATTGATGTTGCCGTTATGTCGTTAGCGGTGTCCAAAGAGTTGAATTTGCCTCAGAAACACCTCGACGAACTAGCGCTTGGCGCTATGCTGCATGATATTGGTAAAATCGTTGTTCCCTCAGATATTCTGAATCGGCATGTGCGCGACCTATCGCCCCAAGACCGACAATTGGTTCATTCGCATCCATTATTAGGGCGGAAAATCCTGTTGAGTAATCCGAAAATGGCTCAAAAAACACGGGTTATTCTGATTGCTACGCAACACCATGAACATCATGATGGCACTGGCTATCCGCACCGTTTGACCGGCAATAAGACGGTTTGGAGTATGGCGGTTGAAAAGCAGCAAAGTGGTGGAATTTTCCATTTGGCAGAAATTTTGAGTATTGCTAATGTGTTTGACAACCTTACCAGTGTGCGCCCCAACGTGCCGCGTCCGCTCAGTTACCTTGATGCGGCTTTAGTGATGACCAACCGGATGTATAGTCATTTCCATCCGGTGTATCTGGATATTTTTTTGAAATTATTGAAAGTGTTTCCGGTTGGATCAAACCTACAAGTGCACGAAGGGCGCTATAAGGGGTATATCGGTACGGTGGTGAAGTCGAACCCAGCGAATAAGCTCTCCCCTGTTGTACGGCTGTTTTACGACAATCAACTCCGCCGTCTTTCAGAACCAATTGAAATCGACTTGGCGACCGATCAAGAGGTTATTGTGACACGTCGCAGCGTGGCGGAAATTCCCGAACTTGATCACGCTTTTTAG
- a CDS encoding metal-dependent transcriptional regulator, translated as MQQDISSSMEDYLEAIYTLTQRDHVARTRDIAKNLNVKMPSVTSALKKLSEHGLVNYDPYQYITLTDQGEKLAKQTLQKHRALTIFFQRVVALNEEMASRLACQLEHHIDMKTLDKFRKATPAEES; from the coding sequence ATGCAGCAAGATATTTCATCATCCATGGAAGACTACCTTGAGGCAATTTACACCCTCACGCAACGAGACCACGTTGCACGAACACGAGATATTGCCAAAAACCTCAATGTTAAAATGCCCTCGGTCACTTCAGCGCTCAAAAAACTTTCCGAACATGGTTTGGTAAACTATGACCCTTACCAATACATTACACTCACTGACCAAGGGGAAAAACTTGCCAAACAAACCCTTCAAAAGCATCGTGCTCTCACTATATTTTTTCAGAGAGTAGTTGCGCTGAACGAAGAAATGGCGAGTCGCCTCGCCTGTCAACTTGAGCACCATATCGACATGAAAACGCTGGATAAATTTCGCAAAGCAACCCCTGCCGAGGAGTCGTAA
- a CDS encoding DMT family transporter, with protein MSINGFFLIIASALSHVLWNTFLKGANHKPSAILLMMVVAVVLMGGHTLWVGETSQVFHIPIVLAALVSGFFFFLYQYCVALAYGQGDLSQVYPLTITAPIYIAIWSYFFLGEHVSLIGFGGICLLLYGAVTIQTGTFRLHWRTFVQGNIRHNGVLMALLAAFVYSFGAIADKVGVGNGAIAAYTFDVCLFMLVFHCIWMVVSNGFGRVVRELQEKPTIAMFGGIAMMVSFITFRSGLVEMPASYAAALRQVSTLFGVALGFFIFRETFGIKRIMSALLIVVGAVLIRLG; from the coding sequence ATGAGCATAAATGGTTTTTTCTTAATTATTGCGAGCGCATTATCGCATGTACTTTGGAACACGTTTTTAAAAGGGGCAAATCATAAACCGAGTGCTATTCTTTTAATGATGGTTGTCGCGGTTGTATTGATGGGTGGCCATACATTGTGGGTTGGTGAAACATCGCAAGTGTTTCATATTCCTATTGTACTGGCGGCGTTGGTTTCGGGGTTTTTCTTCTTTCTTTATCAATACTGTGTGGCGTTAGCCTATGGACAGGGTGATCTTTCTCAGGTGTACCCGCTGACGATTACGGCACCGATATATATTGCTATTTGGAGTTATTTTTTCCTTGGTGAACACGTCAGCCTCATTGGTTTTGGCGGCATTTGTTTGCTCCTGTACGGAGCCGTCACGATTCAGACAGGGACATTCCGTCTCCATTGGCGCACCTTTGTGCAAGGGAATATTCGCCATAATGGAGTGTTGATGGCGCTGCTTGCCGCCTTCGTCTACTCGTTTGGTGCTATAGCCGATAAAGTGGGGGTGGGGAACGGTGCTATTGCGGCGTACACTTTTGATGTCTGTTTGTTTATGCTGGTATTCCACTGTATCTGGATGGTGGTTTCGAATGGATTTGGCCGCGTGGTGCGCGAATTACAGGAAAAACCAACCATTGCGATGTTCGGAGGGATCGCGATGATGGTATCTTTTATTACCTTCCGTAGCGGGTTAGTGGAAATGCCAGCGAGTTATGCCGCGGCGCTTCGTCAGGTAAGCACTTTGTTTGGTGTAGCACTTGGTTTCTTTATATTTCGTGAAACCTTTGGTATAAAAAGAATCATGAGTGCGCTGCTGATTGTGGTAGGAGCAGTGCTGATTCGACTTGGATAA
- a CDS encoding histidine triad nucleotide-binding protein: MSDCIFCKIIAGSIPCNRVYEDEEILAFHDIHPTAPYHILIIPKHHIATVADLTTTEDALIAGKLLVVAGQIARTLGFAEKGYRLVFNANRDGGQEVYHVHLHLLAGRAMSWPAG, from the coding sequence ATGAGCGATTGTATTTTTTGTAAGATTATTGCGGGATCCATCCCTTGTAACCGTGTCTATGAGGATGAGGAGATCCTTGCTTTTCACGATATTCACCCGACGGCACCGTACCATATCCTGATTATCCCTAAGCACCATATTGCAACCGTAGCGGATCTTACCACCACGGAAGATGCTTTAATTGCGGGAAAATTGCTTGTTGTGGCGGGGCAAATAGCGCGAACACTGGGGTTTGCGGAAAAGGGGTATCGACTGGTGTTTAATGCGAATCGTGATGGTGGGCAAGAAGTGTACCATGTCCACTTGCACCTCCTCGCGGGGCGAGCAATGAGTTGGCCAGCAGGATGA
- a CDS encoding GatB/YqeY domain-containing protein, with product MDIKEQINSDIKDAMKAREKETVETLRFLMAALKDFEVNNQKREVGISDEEAIAVIQSSAKKRRDSIEQFLAAGRDDLVEKERSGLAIISRYLPKQMDEEEVRAIVQTAVAQCGATGAKDMGAVMKILMPQVKGKADGGLVNRIVKEVLG from the coding sequence ATGGATATTAAAGAACAAATCAATAGCGATATTAAAGATGCGATGAAGGCTCGTGAGAAAGAAACAGTAGAAACGCTCCGGTTTTTGATGGCGGCACTCAAAGATTTTGAAGTGAATAATCAAAAACGTGAAGTCGGGATTTCAGACGAAGAGGCAATTGCGGTTATTCAGTCTTCAGCCAAAAAAAGGCGCGATTCTATCGAACAGTTTCTCGCTGCCGGGCGTGATGATTTAGTGGAAAAGGAGCGCTCAGGGCTTGCTATTATTTCGCGCTATTTACCGAAGCAGATGGATGAAGAGGAAGTTCGCGCTATCGTACAAACAGCTGTTGCACAATGCGGAGCAACTGGAGCCAAAGACATGGGAGCCGTTATGAAAATCCTCATGCCTCAGGTAAAAGGCAAAGCTGATGGTGGGTTGGTGAACCGTATTGTGAAAGAGGTTCTTGGGTGA
- a CDS encoding CvpA family protein produces MNIETIDFILGVIFLFAAIKGILAGVWRELVSLLSLILAFVAGRLFGTRLAELLQDQFTRNTDVSLNQTIAFVVIFLSVWATLNILSSLLHRFSMVGAGRTGGRITGGILALTKSAVVLSVVLAGIVSLPQDKLGVGDSVEKSSYAGYLVAMTPILYDMVASVLPPSGSMHGVPFESLRAKVNEKTQVSRMDVLP; encoded by the coding sequence GTGAACATCGAAACGATTGACTTTATTCTCGGCGTCATCTTTCTCTTTGCTGCCATTAAGGGGATTCTTGCCGGAGTGTGGCGCGAATTGGTCAGTCTCCTGTCGCTGATACTTGCCTTTGTGGCGGGGCGATTATTTGGCACGCGTTTGGCGGAACTCTTACAAGATCAATTTACCCGTAATACGGACGTGTCGCTCAATCAAACGATAGCGTTTGTGGTTATTTTTCTAAGCGTGTGGGCAACCCTGAATATTCTCAGCAGCCTATTGCACCGTTTTTCGATGGTGGGCGCTGGGCGAACTGGGGGACGAATTACGGGCGGTATTTTGGCGTTGACGAAAAGCGCCGTTGTGTTGAGCGTTGTCCTTGCTGGGATCGTTTCACTGCCACAGGATAAACTGGGCGTTGGCGACTCGGTTGAAAAAAGTTCATACGCGGGATATCTCGTTGCGATGACACCGATACTGTATGACATGGTCGCATCTGTGCTCCCTCCAAGCGGGAGCATGCATGGCGTCCCTTTTGAATCATTGCGCGCAAAAGTAAACGAAAAAACGCAAGTTTCACGGATGGATGTACTGCCATGA
- a CDS encoding NAD(+) synthase, which produces MIAGLVRVAAVVPPLTLADVDRNSENIGALWRQCESEHVAVCVFPELTLCGYSCGDLFYQEKLLDRCWHGLLELAKTHAHLATVAIIGMPLLWNSRLWNVAAVVQGGKIHGFVPKTFLPNTREYYEKRWFTSGRQLPAAAVVEPEYHDPIPFGTDLLFALRTGELFGIELCEDLWNVIPPSSYQAIAGSLITFNPSASNELVAKADYRRALVTQQSARCLGAYVYSSAGVGESTTDVVYGGHAMVAENGVMLAENERFARGATVLVGDIDTQRLLAARVSESSLGDHSVPNVRKVVLGSVPTPTNLRRSVNPHPFVPHDPLRRAERCREILTIQASGLARRVAHTRTKRLVVGISGGLDSTLALLVMQRACSLLGKPSHDILALTMPGYGTTDRTYQQACRLCHLLGVELREIDIVPACEQHFRDIGHDPTCHDVTYENVQARERTQLLMDIANKESGIVIGTGDLSEIALGWSTYNGDHMSMYAVNCGVPKTLIRYLIGWVADELGGEIAAVLQQIIDTPITPELLPRGTNGEIQQKTEEVIGPYELHDFFLYHTVKYGASPEKVRLLAARAFEGRYTEAEIERWHQLFLRRFFTQQFKRSCIPDGPKVGTIALSPRGDWRMPSDASVALWLE; this is translated from the coding sequence ATGATTGCCGGACTGGTTCGCGTTGCTGCTGTTGTGCCGCCACTAACTCTGGCGGATGTCGATCGAAATAGTGAAAATATCGGGGCACTCTGGCGGCAGTGCGAGTCAGAGCATGTTGCAGTGTGCGTCTTTCCCGAGTTGACATTGTGTGGGTATAGTTGCGGTGATTTGTTCTATCAAGAAAAACTCCTTGACCGTTGTTGGCATGGATTGCTTGAACTGGCGAAAACTCATGCACATCTCGCAACCGTGGCGATTATCGGGATGCCACTTTTGTGGAATAGCCGTTTGTGGAACGTTGCCGCCGTAGTGCAAGGGGGAAAAATTCATGGATTCGTTCCAAAAACATTCCTCCCAAATACGCGTGAATATTATGAGAAACGATGGTTTACTTCTGGGCGGCAGCTTCCTGCGGCGGCGGTAGTTGAGCCGGAATATCATGATCCCATCCCGTTTGGTACTGATCTTCTGTTTGCTTTGCGTACCGGTGAATTGTTTGGCATTGAGCTGTGTGAAGATCTTTGGAATGTGATCCCGCCGAGTTCTTATCAGGCTATTGCAGGTTCTTTGATAACGTTTAATCCTTCTGCGAGTAATGAACTGGTCGCAAAAGCTGACTATCGCCGTGCGCTTGTGACGCAGCAAAGTGCTCGCTGTCTAGGCGCCTATGTTTATTCCTCGGCTGGTGTTGGGGAATCGACTACCGACGTTGTCTATGGTGGTCACGCCATGGTTGCTGAAAATGGAGTCATGTTAGCCGAAAATGAACGTTTTGCCCGTGGTGCAACCGTATTGGTGGGTGATATCGACACACAACGATTGCTTGCCGCGCGTGTGAGCGAAAGTTCTTTGGGCGATCATTCTGTGCCGAATGTTCGGAAAGTCGTACTGGGAAGCGTCCCGACACCAACCAACTTGCGCCGGAGCGTGAATCCACATCCATTTGTTCCGCATGATCCACTGCGACGTGCCGAACGGTGTCGTGAAATTCTGACTATTCAGGCGAGTGGCTTGGCGCGGCGGGTAGCGCACACACGCACCAAGCGTTTGGTGGTGGGAATTTCTGGAGGTCTCGATTCGACGCTCGCGTTGCTGGTAATGCAGCGCGCGTGTAGTTTGCTAGGTAAGCCGTCGCACGATATTCTGGCGCTCACGATGCCCGGCTATGGAACGACCGACCGTACCTATCAGCAAGCATGTCGCCTGTGTCATCTCTTGGGCGTTGAGCTGCGTGAAATAGACATTGTTCCGGCGTGCGAACAACATTTCCGTGATATCGGGCATGATCCGACGTGTCATGACGTGACCTATGAAAATGTGCAGGCACGGGAGCGGACACAGCTTTTGATGGATATTGCCAATAAAGAGAGCGGCATTGTCATCGGAACCGGTGATCTTTCCGAAATAGCCCTTGGATGGTCAACTTATAATGGCGATCACATGTCGATGTATGCTGTCAACTGTGGCGTACCGAAAACATTGATCCGTTATTTGATTGGATGGGTGGCGGACGAACTCGGCGGGGAAATCGCCGCGGTGCTGCAACAGATCATTGATACACCGATTACTCCCGAATTATTGCCGCGCGGCACGAATGGAGAGATTCAGCAAAAAACCGAAGAAGTCATCGGCCCGTATGAGCTGCACGACTTTTTCTTGTACCACACGGTAAAATATGGCGCATCGCCTGAGAAGGTTCGTTTGTTGGCGGCCAGGGCTTTTGAAGGTCGTTACACCGAAGCGGAAATAGAGCGTTGGCATCAACTGTTTTTGCGCCGTTTTTTTACGCAGCAATTTAAGCGAAGTTGTATTCCCGATGGCCCGAAAGTCGGTACCATTGCTCTTTCGCCGCGTGGCGATTGGCGCATGCCTTCGGACGCGTCGGTGGCACTCTGGCTGGAGTGA
- a CDS encoding methyltransferase RsmF C-terminal domain-like protein yields MNRWNIFCNFIEKNLGTDARALTDFLATPTYTTQRGIRFNPARALLPHQQITDALQQCGIHVESSIPWEPLGYSHSCATLGSHFLHHAGAFYIQEPSAMLPASLLPLHEGGVYLDLCAAPGGKTSQICGRAIDQKLNITLVANETVASRHAVLTSNLERLGLLSYVCPVNFTPDTLALELPAYFDGILVDAPCSGEGMFGRDPLSIDHWSPEHVESCAQRQLAILRSAVALLRPGGHIVYSTCTVNSIENEAVVAWFLHEFPEFSSVTQEPPAGTRAGIDGIGLRIWPQDGSGDGQYCALLQHGSNSPVPPLQNRTPMKRAKTTAPTSTEQSLLSEVTTGEWVQQEKNHLHKVGDTLFWLPPAWRTLPIAARGIALGKIRGQQKISFLPSHTLAMLDLPTLHTHYCKLTEQEVIRYIQGHPLQRDIAPATGWKIACALEGAPLGWIKWHANGEGKNHLPSGLYMRRPMNFAMNQT; encoded by the coding sequence ATGAACCGCTGGAATATTTTTTGCAATTTTATCGAGAAAAACCTTGGCACTGACGCTCGTGCACTCACTGATTTCCTTGCCACTCCGACATATACCACACAGCGAGGTATCCGTTTCAACCCTGCACGGGCACTCCTCCCACACCAGCAAATCACTGACGCCCTTCAACAATGCGGCATTCACGTTGAAAGTTCTATTCCGTGGGAGCCACTTGGTTATTCGCACTCCTGCGCTACGCTTGGGTCGCATTTCCTGCATCATGCAGGCGCTTTTTATATCCAAGAACCTTCTGCCATGCTACCTGCTTCCTTACTGCCTCTACATGAAGGTGGCGTATACCTTGATTTATGCGCCGCACCGGGTGGAAAAACTTCGCAAATCTGCGGTCGCGCTATCGACCAAAAGTTGAATATCACGCTGGTCGCCAATGAAACCGTTGCCTCTCGGCACGCAGTGCTTACCAGCAACCTAGAACGCCTAGGACTTCTGTCGTACGTCTGCCCCGTCAATTTTACACCCGACACGCTTGCCTTAGAGCTCCCAGCATATTTCGACGGTATTCTTGTTGACGCCCCCTGTTCTGGTGAAGGGATGTTTGGCCGCGATCCACTGTCCATTGACCACTGGAGTCCTGAGCACGTCGAAAGTTGCGCCCAGCGTCAACTCGCCATCCTGCGCAGTGCAGTCGCCTTACTTCGTCCAGGTGGGCATATCGTTTACTCGACGTGCACAGTAAACTCGATAGAAAACGAAGCGGTTGTCGCTTGGTTTTTGCACGAATTTCCTGAATTTTCATCAGTTACACAAGAGCCACCAGCTGGAACACGTGCAGGAATCGACGGAATTGGCCTGCGTATTTGGCCGCAAGATGGCTCTGGCGACGGGCAATACTGTGCGCTATTACAACACGGCTCAAATTCGCCTGTGCCGCCACTCCAAAATCGCACGCCCATGAAAAGAGCAAAAACAACAGCGCCGACCTCAACCGAACAATCGCTTCTTAGCGAAGTCACAACGGGTGAATGGGTACAGCAAGAAAAAAACCATCTCCATAAAGTTGGCGATACACTTTTCTGGCTCCCCCCTGCTTGGAGAACGCTGCCTATTGCAGCGCGCGGCATTGCACTCGGTAAAATACGCGGGCAACAAAAAATCAGCTTTCTTCCCTCGCACACGCTCGCCATGCTTGACCTACCCACACTGCACACGCACTATTGCAAGCTGACGGAGCAAGAAGTCATTCGCTACATTCAAGGACACCCTTTGCAGCGCGACATAGCGCCGGCAACGGGATGGAAAATTGCGTGCGCACTTGAGGGCGCACCACTTGGCTGGATTAAGTGGCATGCGAATGGAGAAGGAAAAAATCATCTCCCCAGTGGACTGTATATGCGACGGCCGATGAACTTCGCAATGAACCAAACTTGA
- a CDS encoding tyrosine-type recombinase/integrase, with translation MASLRTKSNGSERTIYVRYYLRGKLHEQKTGHKCTGKRKPCRCHGCLSAAVICSDIERQIRSGTFGIEQTPNDDAATATNILIDEYVTTWLEIREAVLRPKTIATYRGFANHWILGEFGGRQVAHIKPLEVQRFIARLSKQLAPKTVKHVVTLLSTILLDAIRNGVITRNPVEGVKLPRVIQRQPDPFDRQEIDAILSWMKEHKPKMAAWCAVSFYTGMRTGEALALRWGDIDFRKHTISIQRTTGGEGTKTGSGRTVDIIEALDSWLSQHKLRHFVGQDSMFPIAAYSALVENYWKPCLKALGIRYRSIYNTRHTFVCMMLDAGEPLSWIRDMVGHTDLSMITKVYGNKINRPTGRAGGRFNDKIWEEYGKVENPKAQTI, from the coding sequence ATGGCATCATTACGGACAAAAAGCAACGGGAGCGAGCGCACCATATACGTTCGCTATTATCTAAGGGGGAAACTTCACGAACAGAAGACCGGGCATAAGTGCACAGGGAAACGCAAACCATGCAGGTGTCACGGATGCCTGAGCGCCGCCGTAATTTGCAGTGACATTGAACGGCAGATACGGAGTGGAACATTCGGTATTGAGCAGACACCGAATGACGACGCGGCAACGGCAACAAACATACTTATTGACGAGTATGTCACAACATGGCTTGAAATAAGGGAAGCCGTGTTGAGGCCAAAAACGATTGCCACGTATCGCGGTTTCGCCAACCATTGGATACTTGGGGAATTTGGAGGGCGGCAGGTGGCGCACATTAAGCCACTCGAAGTGCAACGATTTATTGCCAGATTGTCAAAGCAGTTGGCACCAAAAACCGTCAAGCACGTTGTTACCCTCCTCTCCACGATCCTGCTGGATGCCATACGCAATGGCGTCATTACTCGCAATCCAGTTGAAGGGGTGAAGTTGCCGCGAGTCATTCAGCGACAGCCAGACCCATTCGACCGCCAAGAGATTGACGCCATTCTGTCATGGATGAAGGAGCATAAGCCAAAGATGGCCGCATGGTGCGCGGTGAGTTTCTACACGGGCATGAGGACGGGCGAAGCCTTGGCGCTTCGGTGGGGTGATATTGATTTTCGTAAACACACGATCTCTATCCAGCGCACCACCGGAGGCGAAGGGACAAAGACTGGATCGGGCAGGACGGTTGATATTATCGAAGCACTTGACTCGTGGTTATCACAGCACAAGCTGCGTCACTTTGTTGGGCAAGATAGCATGTTTCCCATTGCTGCATATTCTGCCTTGGTGGAAAACTACTGGAAACCTTGCTTGAAGGCATTGGGAATCCGGTATCGCTCCATTTACAACACACGACACACATTCGTCTGCATGATGCTCGATGCAGGGGAACCGTTATCATGGATCAGGGATATGGTAGGACACACCGACCTAAGCATGATAACGAAGGTGTACGGCAATAAAATAAACCGCCCAACGGGTCGCGCCGGAGGACGGTTCAATGACAAAATATGGGAAGAATATGGGAAAGTTGAAAATCCTAAAGCGCAAACCATTTAG
- a CDS encoding DUF6378 domain-containing protein produces MPNANEISSPRSQVLFEAERTINGDRDQQYGAPAVAFDLIAKYWSVYLGCDVLPKDVAQMMVLMKLAREQLNTKRDNLVDMIGYAALSVEL; encoded by the coding sequence ATGCCGAACGCAAATGAAATCAGCTCCCCACGGTCACAAGTTCTATTCGAGGCAGAGCGCACCATCAACGGCGACCGCGACCAGCAATACGGCGCACCCGCCGTGGCGTTCGACCTGATTGCTAAATACTGGAGCGTCTATCTTGGTTGCGATGTTCTACCAAAAGATGTTGCACAAATGATGGTGCTTATGAAGCTGGCACGTGAACAGTTAAACACCAAACGCGACAATCTCGTTGACATGATTGGCTATGCCGCGTTGAGTGTTGAATTGTAG
- the thyX gene encoding FAD-dependent thymidylate synthase: protein MKATLLQCTDWRKAAYAARTCYDSHDKSAPESDLKLLQNIIKRGHDSVLEFINITWEIECSRACSHQLVRHRIASYAQQSQRYVKLNAENEQWYMMPPKIEHHPDTTIIADYAILMDDIERFYGRMVAAGIPPEDARYILPNATNTVLTVSMNLRSFRNFLSLRLERHAQWEIRGLANEMLIALYEYPEVSLLATQGVKE, encoded by the coding sequence ATGAAAGCCACCCTCCTCCAATGCACCGACTGGCGCAAAGCCGCGTATGCAGCGCGGACGTGCTACGACTCGCACGACAAGAGCGCACCGGAAAGCGATTTGAAGCTCCTACAGAACATCATCAAACGCGGGCATGACAGCGTTCTCGAATTTATCAATATTACGTGGGAGATTGAGTGTTCACGCGCGTGCAGTCATCAATTAGTGCGCCATCGTATTGCCAGCTATGCACAACAGTCACAGCGTTACGTGAAGCTCAATGCAGAAAACGAACAGTGGTATATGATGCCGCCGAAGATCGAACACCATCCCGACACAACGATTATTGCCGATTACGCAATACTCATGGACGACATTGAAAGATTCTATGGACGAATGGTTGCCGCAGGCATCCCGCCAGAAGATGCTCGGTACATACTACCCAACGCGACAAATACTGTGCTGACCGTAAGCATGAACCTACGGAGTTTTCGCAATTTCCTCTCACTACGACTCGAACGACACGCGCAATGGGAAATCCGAGGATTAGCAAATGAAATGCTCATCGCGCTTTACGAGTATCCAGAAGTGTCATTGTTGGCGACGCAGGGGGTGAAAGAATGA